Proteins co-encoded in one Ralstonia sp. RRA genomic window:
- a CDS encoding tetratricopeptide repeat protein, translating into MWSADLTPRERLLPAWLIGTLGALIGLALALMFPRERLEARLLDGTNSGSKVDALSVAYLEAWLRVRPNDGEFLSVLAAQYVRTGRLEEAEAMVARMRALHDKSLDREALLLDIAIREQRAYALQPNDPQRAAMLVDLRGLLKQALDYRWTAPELEILAAKSRGLDQGAIAMQFYQRLAKQDVARSAQWQARTAEIALGVGEYRAAAAANFAAQDTAKSLDEQRRYFIAGLKALQGGNLLDEAMTEAQRRVGPLIDDTETLRFLTRLAQACNRPDLADQYARRLLHLSWRQTNEGIALASGAVRHDWAFAGRPEPLPSPTDVVFMDGPEGVARRQRYAARIRHVADKADDAESSSHPKGAQAIVRGIAPFNADDYDLAFQVFMGSGNLNDAMRVAEAAVRQRPDLKIWTERAAQVAEWNRQPMVALNYWLSYAQSTGDDAAWQHVLRLAPALNEDHAYLAGLRYQASRQPGDMKLLDQIIAAYERLGEPVEGLAYLNSIARGAHRQMVLERYANLAERAGKDDQAYDTYVRLQKEFGPNAQYALKLANILYVRGQFEQALTAMQVAEKAASPTDDLYWRTFAQLARLNQRDDLSRKAYRQLLIGGKAEPDDLTTMIDFYDASPIDAGRLSELAFRKDGTMVHLQQAIYYYTRARAFRRIEGLLASLTPEQRKAAEQSAGVLGARAEYFRQSGQWDAAMRDLRRAVSLPDAGSDVKAAFLWGLLDSGQNAELKRALALWRGEAENDSAYWGAYAAAGLQLFDANLALRFLGRQGKSMQTDPLWLLAYADAREMAGQADAAWALRREAWWLLWRAEDKVGGNKTKVPTGRRVGTRVTVGDDDAVPLEEDARTELRARRVSLAQTFGSGDLSQRLLIELLRDDRRATKQAREGGRSAMDKSELGDIDMLPPEPPEMPADKRKHARVSDQLVSAVAKEAALGWALSQEANDLARAWLLQQYARRMTRPAYAEISIALAERDLQTLNRLLDDTPDRIPLYNRIDANVMTDRLGEAQRLSFEGLTTAPDDEQLHERVQETLLTNAQALEPRETWFKQAPLTYFESSAAAGMRLTDHTSMLLRATQRNQRSTDDTQLTGVPAQDRSVDWISQYQTQNTQWKGTVGWRQGLASFYAFRLDGLLGQVGPLGTELSIGRNQPANETPQLRVGGVKDLFSIGNNWRLTQNEYVRARVEGDRFYGQDRSFLGSGMVVDGEIGHRFRVEYPDYTIRVVGTMARYNASGTVSPLMARLLPGGTTPDVDQIMPRSFNQFGMLFGFGTDYLDRYTRAWRPFMDVGMLHDNREGWGVQAQLGLAGSVFGNDHLALYIEHQSITRSGTSPLTEIGLRYRWLY; encoded by the coding sequence ATGTGGTCTGCTGACCTGACCCCGCGTGAACGGCTGCTGCCGGCCTGGCTGATCGGCACGCTTGGCGCGCTGATCGGGCTGGCGCTCGCCTTGATGTTCCCGCGCGAGCGCCTGGAGGCACGCCTGCTTGATGGGACCAATTCGGGCAGCAAGGTCGATGCACTGTCGGTGGCCTATCTGGAGGCCTGGCTGCGCGTGCGCCCGAACGATGGGGAATTCCTCAGCGTGCTGGCCGCCCAGTACGTGCGCACCGGTCGGCTGGAAGAGGCCGAAGCCATGGTCGCCCGCATGCGCGCGCTGCATGACAAGTCGCTCGACCGTGAAGCGTTGCTGCTCGATATCGCCATCCGCGAGCAACGCGCCTATGCACTGCAACCGAACGATCCGCAACGTGCGGCCATGTTGGTCGATCTGCGTGGTCTGCTCAAGCAAGCCCTCGACTACCGGTGGACCGCACCCGAGCTGGAGATTCTCGCGGCCAAATCCCGTGGGCTGGATCAGGGTGCGATTGCCATGCAGTTCTACCAGCGTTTGGCCAAGCAGGATGTGGCACGCTCCGCGCAGTGGCAGGCACGTACCGCAGAGATCGCGCTGGGCGTGGGTGAATACCGCGCCGCTGCTGCCGCCAACTTTGCCGCGCAGGACACCGCCAAGTCGCTCGATGAGCAGCGCCGCTATTTCATCGCCGGTCTGAAGGCGCTGCAGGGCGGCAACCTGCTCGACGAGGCCATGACCGAGGCCCAGCGCCGCGTCGGCCCGCTGATCGACGACACCGAAACGCTGCGCTTCCTTACGCGCCTGGCTCAGGCATGCAACCGCCCCGATCTGGCCGACCAGTACGCTCGTCGTCTGCTGCATCTGTCGTGGCGTCAGACGAATGAGGGGATTGCCTTGGCGTCGGGCGCAGTGCGTCATGACTGGGCATTCGCTGGCCGGCCCGAACCGCTGCCGAGCCCGACGGACGTTGTGTTCATGGATGGCCCCGAGGGCGTGGCCCGTCGCCAGCGTTATGCCGCACGCATTCGCCACGTGGCGGACAAGGCCGACGATGCCGAATCGTCTTCGCATCCGAAGGGCGCTCAGGCCATCGTGCGCGGCATCGCGCCTTTCAATGCGGATGACTACGACCTCGCTTTCCAGGTCTTCATGGGCAGCGGCAACCTGAATGACGCCATGCGCGTGGCCGAGGCCGCGGTGCGCCAGCGCCCCGACCTGAAGATCTGGACTGAGCGCGCCGCCCAGGTGGCCGAGTGGAACCGCCAGCCGATGGTCGCATTGAACTACTGGCTGTCGTACGCGCAATCCACCGGTGACGATGCGGCCTGGCAGCACGTGCTGCGTCTGGCCCCCGCACTTAACGAAGATCACGCCTATCTGGCGGGCCTGCGCTACCAGGCCAGCCGCCAGCCCGGCGACATGAAGCTGCTCGACCAGATCATTGCCGCGTATGAGCGGCTGGGCGAGCCGGTGGAAGGGCTGGCGTACCTGAACAGCATTGCGCGTGGCGCGCACCGCCAGATGGTGCTGGAGCGCTATGCCAACCTGGCCGAGCGGGCCGGCAAGGATGACCAGGCTTACGACACGTACGTGCGCTTGCAGAAGGAATTCGGCCCCAACGCGCAATACGCGCTCAAGCTGGCGAACATCCTGTACGTACGCGGGCAGTTCGAGCAGGCGCTCACGGCCATGCAGGTTGCAGAGAAGGCCGCTTCGCCCACGGACGATCTCTACTGGCGCACCTTCGCGCAGCTTGCCCGGCTGAACCAGCGCGATGATCTGTCACGCAAGGCGTATCGCCAACTGCTGATTGGTGGCAAAGCAGAGCCGGACGATCTCACGACGATGATCGACTTCTACGACGCCAGCCCCATCGACGCCGGCCGTCTGTCTGAACTTGCCTTCCGCAAGGACGGCACGATGGTCCACCTGCAGCAGGCCATCTACTACTACACGCGGGCGCGTGCCTTCCGCCGCATCGAAGGGCTGCTCGCCTCGCTCACACCGGAGCAACGTAAAGCCGCCGAGCAATCCGCCGGCGTGCTGGGCGCGCGCGCCGAGTACTTCCGCCAGAGTGGCCAATGGGATGCGGCCATGCGTGATTTGCGCCGCGCCGTCTCGCTGCCCGATGCCGGCAGCGATGTGAAGGCCGCCTTCCTCTGGGGCCTGCTCGACTCCGGCCAGAATGCCGAGCTCAAACGCGCCCTGGCCCTGTGGCGCGGCGAGGCCGAGAACGATTCCGCTTACTGGGGCGCATACGCTGCGGCCGGGCTGCAACTGTTCGACGCCAACCTCGCGCTGCGCTTCCTCGGCCGCCAGGGCAAGTCGATGCAGACCGATCCGCTCTGGCTGCTGGCCTATGCCGACGCGCGTGAGATGGCCGGGCAGGCCGACGCCGCCTGGGCCCTGCGCCGCGAAGCGTGGTGGCTGCTGTGGCGTGCCGAAGACAAGGTCGGGGGCAACAAGACCAAGGTGCCTACAGGCCGCCGTGTCGGTACGCGCGTCACGGTGGGCGACGATGATGCAGTGCCGCTCGAAGAGGATGCCCGTACCGAACTGCGCGCCCGACGCGTCTCGCTGGCCCAAACGTTCGGGTCTGGTGACCTGTCGCAGCGCTTGCTGATCGAGTTGCTGCGCGATGATCGCCGTGCGACGAAGCAGGCACGCGAGGGCGGGCGCTCTGCAATGGACAAGTCCGAGTTGGGCGATATCGACATGCTGCCGCCCGAGCCACCGGAAATGCCCGCGGACAAGCGCAAGCACGCCCGTGTGAGCGATCAGCTCGTCTCCGCCGTGGCCAAGGAAGCGGCGTTGGGCTGGGCGCTGTCGCAGGAAGCGAATGACCTGGCACGTGCGTGGCTGCTGCAGCAATACGCGCGCCGCATGACGCGCCCGGCCTATGCCGAGATCTCCATCGCTCTGGCTGAGCGTGACCTGCAGACGCTCAACCGCCTGCTGGACGATACGCCTGACCGCATCCCGCTCTACAACCGCATCGACGCCAACGTGATGACGGATCGCCTGGGTGAGGCACAGCGCCTGTCGTTCGAAGGCCTGACCACCGCGCCCGATGACGAGCAGCTCCACGAGCGCGTGCAGGAAACGCTGCTGACCAACGCACAGGCATTGGAGCCGCGCGAGACGTGGTTCAAGCAGGCGCCGCTCACGTATTTCGAGAGCAGCGCAGCGGCCGGCATGCGCCTGACCGACCACACCAGCATGCTGCTGCGCGCTACCCAGCGGAACCAGCGCTCGACCGACGACACGCAGCTCACCGGCGTGCCTGCGCAGGATCGCAGCGTCGACTGGATATCTCAGTATCAGACGCAGAACACGCAGTGGAAGGGCACGGTGGGCTGGCGCCAGGGGCTGGCATCGTTCTATGCATTCCGGCTGGATGGGCTGTTGGGGCAGGTCGGGCCGCTGGGCACCGAACTGTCGATCGGTCGCAACCAGCCCGCGAACGAGACCCCGCAACTGCGCGTGGGTGGTGTGAAGGATCTGTTCTCCATCGGCAACAACTGGCGTTTGACGCAAAACGAATACGTGCGCGCCCGCGTGGAAGGCGACCGCTTCTACGGGCAGGACCGCTCGTTCCTGGGCAGCGGCATGGTGGTCGACGGCGAGATCGGCCACCGCTTCCGGGTGGAATATCCTGACTACACCATCCGCGTGGTGGGCACGATGGCGCGCTACAACGCATCAGGCACGGTC
- a CDS encoding bifunctional glycoside hydrolase 114/ polysaccharide deacetylase family protein, which produces MPCVTLAQQAPATTGSGASGVTSSISANAPNIAWYYGDKPPVAQLRAFDAVVIEPDHGFDPSQFKTPKTQWYAYVSVGEVTPERSWYKDLPKAWLSGRNAAWASRVVDQAQPDWPAFYVDHVIKPLWDKGYRGFFLDTLDSYQLVAKDEAARAAQEAGMVRTIQAIKARYPDAKLIFNRGFEILPQVHDLAYAVAFESLYRGWDQGSKQYRQVSDADREWLMGQVRKIRDEYHLPVIAIDYCPPADRACARETAKRIKAQGLVPYVTDPDLSTIGVGRIEVLPRKVLILQDRDPRTTIDTSEGVRFIATPLNFLGYDVEYADINKPLPASVPPDRYAGVVVWVNTSPIKQVAALSTWVRQRIHDGVRIAFMNQFGLPVDGSMADMFKLQLVRGRASGPLSVVSQDKIIGFEMAPQPERREAQPIQVGDHGQSLLRLKSGNFEFDAAAITDWGGYVLNPYAVFSMDTVEQARWVVQPIEFLRRALALPNMPIPDVTSENGRRLMLVHVDGDGFASRAEFPGPEYSGEVLLQDVWDKYRIPTTLSVIEGEVGSTGLYPKLTPRLEAIARKMFALPYVELGTHTYSHPFDWSRTVQSNATKEGPGKDAGGGDTAFALTIPGYKFSLDREISGSINYINERLAPPGKRVKILQWSGDCQPPEIAVRMTWDAGVLNLNGGDTTITRSSPSWTEIAPLGIDKGPGAYQVFAPNQNENVYTNDWTGPFYGFDRLIETLQMTDTPYRFKPVNIYYHMYSGTKLASLKALKKVYDYALAQPVFPIYSTEYVVKVLDFRNMVVARDVEDGNTWVVRGDGDLRELRWMAPGTPRLADAQGVVGYDKAAGGIYIHLDDGAARFTLAPEAESAKPAYIAEAAAFVRSFARNGNALSFEAGGYYKPFVRLANAGACRVKVNGNPARTARAQDNTVRVDLTGAAAQTVTYQRVDVVC; this is translated from the coding sequence ATGCCTTGTGTGACGCTTGCTCAACAAGCGCCTGCCACCACCGGGTCCGGTGCGTCAGGGGTCACGTCTTCAATCTCGGCCAACGCGCCGAACATTGCGTGGTACTACGGCGACAAGCCGCCCGTGGCACAGCTGCGGGCCTTCGACGCGGTCGTCATCGAGCCGGACCACGGCTTTGATCCGTCGCAGTTCAAGACACCCAAGACACAGTGGTACGCCTACGTGAGCGTGGGCGAGGTCACGCCCGAGCGCAGCTGGTACAAGGATCTGCCCAAGGCCTGGTTGTCTGGCCGCAACGCGGCATGGGCGTCGCGCGTGGTGGACCAGGCCCAGCCAGACTGGCCGGCCTTCTATGTCGATCATGTGATCAAGCCGCTGTGGGACAAGGGCTACCGTGGCTTCTTCCTTGATACGCTCGACTCGTACCAGCTCGTCGCCAAGGACGAGGCGGCACGCGCGGCGCAAGAAGCCGGCATGGTGCGCACGATCCAGGCGATCAAGGCGCGTTATCCGGATGCCAAGCTGATCTTCAACCGTGGGTTCGAGATCCTGCCGCAGGTGCATGACCTCGCCTATGCGGTGGCGTTTGAATCGCTGTACCGCGGCTGGGACCAGGGCAGCAAGCAGTACCGGCAAGTGAGCGATGCCGACCGCGAATGGCTGATGGGCCAGGTGCGCAAGATTCGCGACGAGTACCACCTGCCTGTGATCGCCATCGACTATTGCCCGCCGGCTGACCGCGCCTGCGCGCGCGAGACGGCCAAGCGCATCAAAGCGCAAGGGCTGGTGCCGTACGTGACGGATCCGGACCTGTCGACGATTGGCGTGGGGCGCATCGAGGTGCTGCCGCGCAAGGTGCTGATCCTGCAAGACCGCGACCCGCGCACCACCATCGACACCAGCGAGGGCGTGCGCTTTATTGCCACGCCGCTCAACTTTCTCGGCTACGACGTCGAGTACGCCGACATCAACAAGCCGCTGCCCGCATCCGTACCGCCCGACCGCTATGCCGGCGTGGTGGTGTGGGTGAACACCAGCCCGATCAAGCAGGTGGCAGCGCTGTCGACGTGGGTGCGACAGCGCATTCATGACGGCGTGCGCATCGCCTTCATGAACCAGTTTGGCCTGCCGGTGGACGGCAGCATGGCCGACATGTTCAAGCTGCAGTTGGTGCGCGGGCGCGCCAGCGGGCCGCTGTCGGTGGTGTCGCAAGACAAGATCATCGGTTTCGAGATGGCGCCGCAGCCCGAGCGCCGCGAGGCCCAGCCGATTCAGGTGGGCGACCATGGACAGTCGCTGCTGCGACTGAAATCGGGCAACTTCGAATTTGACGCCGCCGCCATCACCGATTGGGGTGGCTACGTGCTGAATCCGTACGCGGTGTTCTCGATGGACACCGTTGAACAGGCGCGCTGGGTGGTGCAGCCGATCGAATTCCTGCGTCGCGCGCTGGCGCTGCCAAACATGCCGATCCCCGACGTGACGTCGGAAAACGGCCGCCGCCTCATGCTGGTGCACGTGGACGGCGACGGCTTTGCCTCGCGCGCCGAGTTTCCCGGCCCAGAGTATTCAGGCGAGGTGCTGCTGCAGGACGTGTGGGACAAATACCGCATTCCGACCACGCTGTCGGTCATCGAAGGCGAGGTGGGCTCCACCGGCCTGTATCCCAAGCTGACGCCGCGCCTGGAGGCGATCGCCCGCAAGATGTTCGCGTTGCCGTACGTTGAACTGGGCACGCATACCTATTCGCACCCGTTTGACTGGAGCCGCACGGTCCAGAGCAACGCGACGAAAGAGGGGCCGGGTAAGGATGCAGGCGGTGGCGATACGGCCTTCGCGCTGACCATTCCCGGCTATAAGTTCAGTCTTGACCGCGAAATCTCGGGGTCCATCAACTACATCAACGAGCGCCTTGCACCGCCGGGCAAGCGCGTGAAGATCCTGCAGTGGTCGGGCGACTGCCAGCCGCCTGAAATTGCCGTGCGCATGACCTGGGATGCGGGCGTGCTCAACCTCAACGGTGGTGATACCACCATCACGCGCAGCTCGCCGTCGTGGACGGAGATCGCCCCGCTGGGTATCGACAAGGGCCCGGGGGCCTACCAGGTGTTTGCACCCAACCAGAACGAGAACGTCTATACCAATGACTGGACCGGCCCTTTCTACGGTTTCGATCGCCTGATTGAAACGCTGCAGATGACCGACACGCCGTATCGCTTCAAGCCCGTCAACATCTACTACCACATGTATTCGGGCACCAAGCTTGCGTCGCTGAAGGCCTTGAAGAAGGTCTACGACTACGCGCTCGCGCAGCCGGTGTTCCCGATCTATTCCACCGAATACGTGGTCAAGGTGCTGGATTTCCGCAACATGGTCGTTGCCCGGGACGTTGAGGATGGCAACACCTGGGTCGTGCGCGGCGATGGCGATTTGCGCGAACTGCGCTGGATGGCGCCCGGCACGCCGCGGCTGGCCGATGCGCAGGGCGTGGTTGGCTATGACAAGGCGGCTGGTGGCATCTATATCCACCTGGATGACGGTGCCGCGCGTTTTACCCTCGCGCCTGAGGCGGAATCCGCAAAGCCAGCGTACATTGCAGAAGCAGCCGCCTTCGTACGCAGTTTTGCGCGAAACGGTAATGCGTTGAGTTTCGAGGCGGGCGGCTATTACAAGCCGTTCGTCCGTCTAGCCAACGCCGGCGCGTGCCGCGTGAAAGTCAACGGCAACCCCGCCCGCACCGCCCGTGCACAGGACAACACCGTGCGCGTTGACCTGACTGGAGCTGCTGCTCAAACCGTGACCTACCAACGTGTCGATGTGGTCTGCTGA
- a CDS encoding hemolysin family protein: MSAFILVALILISAFFSASEIALTASRRTRLQTLADDGDTRALRVLQLKDTPGNFFTVVQIGVNAVAILAGVIGDSQISGPLATSLGDWLPAARAERIASIAGFMIVTGLFILFADLLPKRLAVLYPERCALGVIGPIQTCLRVLRPVVWLFNGAADLFLKLFGVPTHRVEQITTEDIAAMVGAGAEAGVLRKHELAMIENVFELESRTITSVMTVRDEVVYFTTDEPLESIKMKIIAQPHAEYLVCRDDIDSVLGFIASKDILKQILSEESATVIRNLAKHFDKNLLVLPDTLNLSQALTRFREMHQSFGAVINEYGLVVGIVTLDDIVGAVMGDILYLGEDEQIVRRDDGSCLVDGVTPIGDVKRAFDLDDLPGEHHIETIAGLVIYALKRIPKKSESIDIGPLHIEVLDIDNHRIDQLLVSRRINPPASPVSSAS, from the coding sequence ATGTCCGCCTTCATCCTTGTCGCGCTCATCCTGATCAGCGCCTTCTTTTCTGCTTCCGAGATCGCGCTCACTGCCTCGCGGCGCACCCGCCTGCAAACGCTGGCCGACGACGGCGACACCCGCGCTCTGCGCGTGCTGCAGCTCAAGGACACGCCGGGCAACTTCTTCACCGTGGTGCAGATCGGCGTGAATGCGGTGGCCATCCTGGCCGGTGTCATCGGCGACAGCCAGATCTCGGGGCCGCTGGCCACATCGCTGGGCGACTGGCTGCCCGCTGCCCGCGCCGAGCGCATCGCCAGCATCGCCGGTTTCATGATCGTGACGGGACTCTTCATCCTGTTTGCCGACCTGCTGCCCAAGCGCCTGGCGGTGCTCTATCCCGAGCGCTGTGCACTGGGCGTCATCGGCCCAATCCAGACGTGCCTGCGCGTGCTGCGGCCGGTGGTCTGGCTATTCAACGGCGCGGCCGATCTGTTCCTGAAGCTGTTTGGGGTGCCCACGCACCGCGTTGAGCAGATCACTACGGAAGACATCGCCGCCATGGTGGGCGCCGGCGCCGAGGCCGGCGTGCTGCGCAAGCACGAGCTGGCCATGATCGAGAACGTGTTCGAGCTGGAATCGCGCACCATCACCTCGGTCATGACCGTGCGCGACGAGGTCGTCTACTTCACGACCGACGAGCCGCTGGAATCGATCAAGATGAAGATCATCGCCCAGCCGCATGCGGAGTACCTCGTCTGCCGCGACGACATCGACTCGGTGCTCGGCTTCATCGCCTCGAAGGACATCCTGAAGCAGATCTTGTCGGAGGAATCCGCCACCGTGATCCGCAACCTGGCCAAGCACTTTGACAAGAACCTGCTGGTGCTGCCTGACACGCTCAACCTGTCGCAGGCGCTCACGCGCTTTCGCGAGATGCACCAGAGCTTTGGCGCGGTGATCAACGAGTATGGGCTGGTGGTGGGCATCGTCACGCTTGACGACATCGTCGGCGCGGTGATGGGTGACATCCTTTACCTGGGCGAAGACGAGCAGATCGTGCGCCGCGACGATGGCTCCTGCCTGGTCGACGGCGTCACGCCCATCGGCGACGTCAAGCGCGCCTTCGACCTGGACGACCTGCCCGGCGAGCACCACATCGAAACCATTGCCGGACTGGTCATCTACGCGCTCAAGCGCATCCCCAAGAAGAGCGAAAGCATCGACATCGGGCCGCTGCACATCGAGGTGCTCGACATCGACAACCACCGCATCGATCAGTTGCTGGTGTCGCGGCGCATCAATCCGCCTGCCTCGCCCGTTTCCTCCGCGTCGTGA
- a CDS encoding carboxymuconolactone decarboxylase family protein, which translates to MTLIAQTAPQAANHANLQDAPNRERYARGWQKLKEVDDVAGERVVEALADISPDLGRYIVEFGFGDVYSRPGLTLREREIATIAALTALGNAAPQLKVHIAAGLNVGLTRQEITETILQMALYAGFPAALNGMFAAKDVFAAHDAEETGEAGGLMRRDTSN; encoded by the coding sequence ATGACTCTGATCGCACAAACCGCACCGCAAGCCGCAAACCACGCCAACCTGCAGGACGCCCCGAATCGTGAGCGCTACGCCCGGGGCTGGCAAAAGCTCAAGGAAGTCGATGACGTGGCCGGCGAACGCGTGGTCGAGGCCTTGGCCGACATCTCGCCCGACCTTGGCCGCTACATCGTCGAATTTGGGTTTGGCGATGTCTACAGCCGCCCGGGTCTGACGCTGCGCGAGCGTGAGATCGCCACCATTGCCGCGCTAACGGCCCTGGGCAATGCGGCACCGCAATTGAAGGTGCATATCGCCGCGGGGCTCAACGTGGGGCTCACCCGCCAAGAGATTACCGAGACCATCCTGCAGATGGCGCTATACGCGGGCTTTCCGGCAGCGCTCAACGGCATGTTTGCCGCCAAGGACGTGTTTGCCGCTCACGACGCGGAGGAAACGGGCGAGGCAGGCGGATTGATGCGCCGCGACACCAGCAACTGA
- a CDS encoding MerR family transcriptional regulator produces MTTFLTIAQVAEATGLSTHTLRYYERIGLLDSVQRRDNGHRVFRAEDMTWLAFLLRLRDTGMPIAQMLQYAALRRQGDSLESVSARQRLLELHAAALEAEQRARAETLAVLHEKIVNYDGIRARIAAAESALGSASSSRKPKRPSNEDAHDSDRTNRTASRKPRQPAGRPES; encoded by the coding sequence ATGACCACTTTCCTGACCATCGCTCAAGTTGCAGAAGCCACCGGCCTGTCGACGCATACGCTGCGCTACTACGAGCGCATTGGCCTGCTCGACAGCGTGCAGCGGCGCGATAACGGCCACCGTGTCTTCCGTGCGGAAGACATGACGTGGCTCGCGTTCCTGCTTCGCTTGCGCGACACCGGCATGCCGATTGCGCAGATGCTGCAGTACGCAGCGCTGCGGCGGCAGGGCGACAGTCTGGAGAGTGTGTCGGCGCGCCAACGCTTGCTGGAGTTGCATGCTGCGGCGCTGGAGGCGGAGCAGCGTGCGCGGGCCGAAACACTGGCCGTGCTGCACGAGAAGATCGTCAACTACGACGGCATCCGGGCCCGGATTGCCGCCGCAGAAAGCGCGCTGGGTTCCGCTTCCTCATCTCGAAAACCGAAACGCCCATCGAACGAGGACGCACATGACTCTGATCGCACAAACCGCACCGCAAGCCGCAAACCACGCCAACCTGCAGGACGCCCCGAATCGTGA